One Treponema pectinovorum DNA segment encodes these proteins:
- a CDS encoding tetratricopeptide repeat protein codes for MKKKHRCSFGLKSFTCAFILIGFFFISCSDKSEVKSFLSSLDAVDSFIENAEPADALKLLKKTSKSAYSSYARLGIYKRYMTLGEKKLAEKTLVSALSKLPQNLEISAVYSQFLLREKRLEEALKISHVLVGTKYASIHSECVLKSNTQNDYFSKALSSVYKDCYVATKNYKWLIDAALPLLKIGEFQEAALLQDEIEKSSAPFWALVQFDAGNYDLCVENLEKIDDDNFSNFQVSLFSDAYTSLGDYEAAQQSREKWISLSKERGQKISALVYVNSALWAYERGEYSKAYDFLTKVVMEDPQNIPALLTYGKFAWQDAQIEQQDMLESALRKTKLRSYSMQQKDERPKFLMSDARYRIDSLIEEQKKQKIAVDDDLLVEQLELFLKDNLNLPATKLDGAIWKTLELNEISGDMYPPKLVNFAVSTLLKYSKVQDARELFAKYLYARYKMTENSDDEKKSISYDVFGGEKKYFAPEVPDFVLKAAFGDRASEYANRMENWEIEMAAYFSLIDENFDAAKRLYEYVLFETGSVKKMLVNDEIYGFSPLAKVSSAVNLACLYSSSGELKKALSLYGLASGRTRNKKLKSLILYRSALVQKDMDNIKGAILSLDYALSLDPLNVDAKVLRTKLK; via the coding sequence ATGAAGAAAAAACATAGATGTTCTTTTGGACTTAAATCCTTTACCTGTGCTTTTATCTTGATTGGATTTTTTTTTATATCTTGTTCAGATAAAAGCGAAGTGAAGTCCTTTTTGTCATCTCTTGATGCTGTAGATTCCTTCATTGAAAACGCCGAGCCTGCCGATGCTCTAAAACTCCTTAAAAAAACATCAAAATCCGCTTATAGCTCTTATGCTCGGCTTGGAATTTACAAGCGATATATGACTTTAGGCGAAAAAAAACTTGCAGAAAAAACTCTCGTTTCCGCTCTTTCAAAATTACCTCAAAATTTAGAGATTTCTGCGGTTTACTCGCAATTTTTATTGAGAGAAAAACGGCTTGAAGAAGCGTTAAAAATATCGCACGTACTTGTGGGAACAAAATACGCATCAATCCATTCTGAATGCGTTTTAAAATCTAATACGCAGAATGATTATTTTTCAAAAGCACTGTCGTCTGTTTACAAGGACTGCTATGTCGCTACAAAAAATTATAAATGGCTCATAGACGCAGCGCTGCCGCTTTTAAAAATTGGGGAATTTCAGGAAGCGGCTTTATTGCAGGATGAAATCGAAAAATCCTCTGCACCTTTTTGGGCTTTGGTTCAATTTGATGCAGGAAATTACGACCTTTGCGTCGAGAATCTTGAAAAAATTGATGATGATAACTTTTCAAATTTTCAAGTTTCTCTTTTTAGCGACGCATATACAAGTCTTGGCGATTATGAAGCGGCACAGCAATCAAGGGAAAAATGGATTTCGCTTTCAAAAGAACGAGGTCAAAAAATCTCTGCGCTTGTTTATGTAAATAGTGCGCTGTGGGCTTATGAGCGCGGAGAATATTCTAAAGCGTATGATTTTTTGACAAAAGTTGTGATGGAAGACCCACAAAATATTCCCGCACTTCTTACTTACGGAAAATTTGCCTGGCAGGATGCTCAAATTGAACAGCAAGATATGCTTGAAAGCGCTTTACGAAAGACAAAGTTACGTTCTTATTCTATGCAGCAAAAAGATGAACGCCCAAAATTTTTGATGAGCGACGCTCGCTATAGAATTGATTCACTAATAGAAGAACAAAAAAAACAAAAAATCGCCGTCGATGATGACCTTTTGGTTGAGCAGTTGGAACTTTTCCTAAAAGATAACCTTAATTTACCTGCGACCAAACTTGACGGGGCGATTTGGAAAACGCTAGAACTCAACGAGATTTCAGGCGATATGTATCCGCCAAAACTTGTGAATTTTGCAGTTAGCACACTTTTAAAATATTCCAAAGTTCAAGATGCACGCGAGCTTTTTGCAAAGTATTTGTATGCTCGTTATAAGATGACTGAAAATTCCGACGATGAAAAAAAGAGCATTTCTTACGATGTGTTTGGTGGAGAAAAAAAATATTTTGCGCCAGAAGTTCCAGATTTTGTTTTAAAAGCGGCTTTTGGTGACAGGGCAAGTGAATATGCAAACAGGATGGAAAATTGGGAAATTGAAATGGCAGCGTATTTTTCTCTTATCGACGAAAATTTTGATGCTGCAAAAAGATTATATGAATATGTGCTTTTTGAAACTGGTAGCGTGAAAAAAATGCTTGTAAATGATGAAATTTATGGATTTTCGCCTTTAGCAAAGGTCTCTTCCGCCGTAAACCTTGCCTGCCTTTATTCAAGTTCTGGAGAATTAAAAAAAGCATTGAGCCTTTATGGGCTTGCTTCTGGACGTACTCGCAATAAAAAATTAAAATCGTTGATTTTGTACCGCTCTGCTTTGGTTCAAAAAGATATGGACAACATCAAAGGCGCCATTCTTTCGCTTGATTATGCTCTTTCGTTAGATCCTTTGAACGTTGATGCAAAAGTTTTGCGAACAAAGTTAAAATAA
- a CDS encoding co-chaperone GroES, translated as MKLKPLADRVLLKQEKAEATTKSGIILPETAQEKTQTAKVEAVGPGTEKEKITVKVGDRVMYDKYAGVQLKIDGDEYLIVKNSDIIAIVE; from the coding sequence ATGAAACTCAAACCATTAGCAGACAGAGTTCTTCTTAAACAGGAAAAGGCAGAAGCAACAACAAAATCTGGAATCATTCTTCCAGAAACTGCACAGGAAAAAACTCAGACTGCAAAAGTAGAAGCGGTAGGTCCTGGAACCGAAAAAGAAAAAATAACAGTAAAAGTTGGCGACCGCGTAATGTATGACAAATACGCAGGAGTTCAATTAAAAATCGACGGTGATGAATATCTAATCGTAAAGAATTCGGATATAATCGCAATCGTTGAATAA
- a CDS encoding sigma-70 family RNA polymerase sigma factor produces the protein MTNDEEILGMYLKEINKIPLLNHEEETRLAVLAHNGDKTAKDKIVNANLRFVVNVAKKYQNHGLDLVDLISEGNIGLLTAIEKFDVSKGYHFISYAVWWIRQSVLKAICEKGRSIRLPMNRVNELVQIEKARKTVAGRKTEEQEITDIAKMLGMEKSHVREMISISRDMVSLDAKVESKDGESGSIGDFIKDEKYSNIDEKLMDESLKNDIENVLLTLKPNEEKVIRLRYGLGGGKPMSLAQVGEKCNLTKERIRQIEKTAITRLQHPVRARRLVSYVA, from the coding sequence ATGACAAACGACGAAGAAATCCTTGGAATGTACTTAAAAGAAATAAATAAAATTCCTTTGCTCAATCACGAGGAAGAAACTAGACTTGCGGTTTTGGCTCATAATGGTGATAAGACTGCAAAAGATAAAATTGTAAATGCAAATCTTCGCTTTGTCGTAAACGTTGCAAAAAAATATCAAAACCACGGTTTGGATTTGGTGGACTTAATCAGCGAAGGCAATATTGGACTTTTAACTGCGATTGAAAAATTTGATGTTTCTAAAGGCTACCATTTTATTTCGTATGCGGTTTGGTGGATTAGACAGTCTGTTTTAAAGGCGATTTGCGAAAAAGGAAGGTCGATAAGGCTTCCAATGAACAGAGTGAACGAGCTTGTTCAAATTGAAAAGGCTAGAAAAACCGTTGCTGGAAGAAAAACCGAAGAGCAGGAAATAACCGATATTGCAAAGATGCTCGGTATGGAAAAATCGCATGTTAGAGAGATGATTTCTATAAGCCGCGATATGGTGAGTTTAGACGCAAAGGTTGAAAGCAAAGATGGCGAATCTGGCAGCATTGGCGATTTTATAAAAGACGAAAAATATTCTAATATCGACGAAAAATTGATGGACGAAAGTCTTAAAAACGATATTGAAAATGTTCTTTTGACTTTAAAACCAAATGAAGAAAAAGTTATTCGCTTGCGCTACGGACTTGGCGGAGGCAAGCCTATGTCGTTGGCTCAGGTTGGTGAAAAATGCAATCTTACAAAAGAGAGAATCCGCCAGATTGAAAAAACGGCTATAACTCGTTTGCAACATCCTGTAAGAGCAAGAAGGCTTGTAAGCTACGTCGCTTAA
- the recG gene encoding ATP-dependent DNA helicase RecG, which translates to MKVSEINNSISTLSGIGPSTQALFANLNVFTIGDLLQFYPREYEDRTKKINLAQALQNQKVNTIAKVTAHQWFGYGRMKTLKILIEDSSASAQLVAFNRPFLEKLLPIGAIISICGKFEQRYGTLQSTSFEAEKISQNGELKDYEDSLPPNTRIIPIYHLTQGLTQKNVQKAVEKALKQFALGLDDEIPEYLILKHKLLHKTQAIKLIHNPQSPEELENARKTLVYEELFLFLTAIAKSSLEHRGKLPGENTINLDSIFFDGKQKDEQTLSHEQVDFYFKNSLSPKQRHYLERLAFTPTPDQKKVITILNRQIDNSYQISNNSQNRDSIFSSIRALLQGDVGSGKTLVAFFLALRVIDYKSQVAFMAPTEILARQHAENIASELLPLGVNVAYLTGNINAKGRSQLLQALNDGTINLVIGTHALFSKRVQYNDLAFTIIDEQHRFGVMQRQAIFNKGRTSTHPKVKEPNFLMMSATPIPQTLALTAFGDLDIFDIKTMPQGRKSIETYLTKEGNEANAYEAVRKELQKGHQAYFVYPAIERTSIQERNDWEFEENSKKKLKSAEDAYNFLKTKVYPEYKIALIHGKIDEETQAQILKDFKDKKIDILVATTVVEVGLNVPNASCMVIEQADRFGLSTLHQLRGRVGRGSEQSYCFLIYSKNISQNGIARMKAIRETADGFKIAEEDLKLRGPGEITGTAQSGELSFAIADLQRDQKILALAKEDSFKEAMYQYQNKMHQ; encoded by the coding sequence ATGAAAGTAAGCGAAATAAATAATTCAATTTCAACTCTTTCTGGAATTGGTCCTTCAACACAAGCACTTTTTGCAAACCTAAACGTGTTTACGATTGGAGATTTATTGCAATTTTATCCGCGAGAATACGAGGACAGAACAAAAAAAATAAATCTCGCCCAAGCTCTACAAAATCAAAAAGTGAACACAATCGCAAAGGTTACCGCTCATCAATGGTTTGGCTATGGAAGGATGAAAACCTTAAAAATCTTGATAGAAGATTCGTCTGCAAGTGCACAACTCGTCGCGTTTAATCGCCCATTTTTAGAAAAACTTCTGCCAATAGGAGCGATAATAAGCATTTGTGGAAAATTTGAGCAAAGATACGGCACCTTGCAATCAACTTCTTTTGAAGCAGAAAAAATTTCACAAAACGGCGAATTAAAAGATTACGAAGACAGCCTTCCGCCAAATACGAGGATAATTCCAATCTATCATTTAACGCAAGGTTTAACCCAAAAAAATGTTCAAAAAGCGGTGGAAAAAGCATTAAAACAGTTTGCCCTCGGACTAGATGACGAAATTCCTGAATATTTGATTTTAAAGCACAAATTACTGCATAAAACACAAGCAATAAAACTCATACACAATCCGCAAAGCCCCGAAGAATTAGAAAACGCGCGCAAAACCCTCGTTTACGAAGAACTATTTTTGTTTTTAACTGCAATCGCAAAATCCTCGCTAGAACATAGAGGCAAACTTCCAGGAGAAAACACAATAAATCTCGATTCCATCTTTTTTGATGGAAAACAAAAAGACGAACAAACTCTCTCGCATGAACAAGTAGATTTTTATTTTAAAAACTCACTTTCTCCAAAACAAAGACACTATCTTGAGAGACTCGCCTTTACACCAACCCCAGATCAAAAAAAAGTTATAACGATTTTAAATCGCCAAATAGACAATAGTTATCAAATTTCAAATAATTCTCAAAACCGCGATTCAATTTTTTCTTCGATAAGGGCGCTTTTGCAAGGCGATGTTGGAAGCGGAAAAACTCTGGTCGCATTTTTTCTTGCTTTGCGAGTAATCGACTACAAAAGCCAAGTTGCATTTATGGCACCAACAGAAATTCTAGCACGACAGCATGCAGAAAACATCGCTAGCGAACTTTTGCCGCTGGGCGTAAATGTTGCATACCTAACAGGAAACATAAATGCAAAGGGGCGTTCTCAACTTTTGCAAGCATTAAATGATGGAACAATAAATTTAGTCATAGGAACCCATGCGCTTTTTTCAAAACGGGTTCAATACAATGACCTCGCCTTTACAATAATTGACGAACAGCACAGGTTTGGAGTTATGCAACGCCAAGCAATCTTCAACAAAGGCAGAACTAGCACACATCCAAAAGTAAAAGAACCAAATTTTTTGATGATGAGTGCAACCCCAATTCCGCAGACTCTCGCACTTACAGCCTTTGGAGATTTAGATATCTTCGACATAAAGACAATGCCACAAGGAAGAAAATCCATCGAGACCTATCTTACAAAAGAAGGAAATGAAGCAAATGCGTATGAAGCGGTAAGAAAAGAATTGCAAAAAGGACACCAAGCATATTTCGTCTATCCTGCAATCGAGAGAACTTCAATACAAGAAAGAAACGATTGGGAATTTGAAGAAAACTCGAAAAAAAAATTAAAATCCGCGGAAGACGCATACAATTTTTTAAAGACAAAAGTCTATCCAGAATATAAAATTGCCCTCATCCACGGAAAAATAGACGAAGAAACACAAGCGCAAATCTTAAAAGATTTTAAAGACAAAAAAATCGATATTCTAGTTGCAACGACAGTCGTAGAAGTTGGCCTAAATGTTCCAAATGCAAGTTGCATGGTAATAGAACAGGCAGACCGATTTGGGCTTAGCACTCTGCACCAACTGCGCGGAAGAGTTGGCAGAGGAAGCGAGCAGTCGTATTGTTTTTTAATCTATTCAAAAAATATAAGCCAAAACGGAATTGCTCGAATGAAGGCTATAAGAGAAACTGCGGATGGTTTTAAAATCGCAGAAGAAGATTTAAAACTTCGAGGCCCTGGAGAAATTACAGGAACAGCGCAAAGTGGCGAACTTTCTTTTGCGATTGCAGATTTGCAAAGAGATCAAAAAATCTTAGCGCTAGCAAAAGAGGATTCATTCAAAGAAGCCATGTATCAATATCAAAATAAAATGCATCAGTAG
- a CDS encoding YggT family protein: MRQFFTILATAINIYSFIILIRIFLTWIPNFSYSKFARILSSICDPFLNVFRKIKFLRFQGLDFSPALALCSLYALATIFTSLSHGNQLTVGYFLAVITGLIWSLISSIAKFLIALLVIRLIIYAVMRLIARNRPYNSYNPLWDQIDRLISPIVYKISGIFSKRILSFTTALIISIVFSILCVTLADFLIKIVCNLFIHLPF, from the coding sequence ATGAGGCAATTTTTTACGATTTTGGCAACGGCGATAAACATTTATTCATTCATAATATTGATACGGATATTTTTAACTTGGATTCCAAATTTTTCATACTCAAAATTTGCAAGAATTTTGTCGTCAATATGTGATCCTTTTTTAAACGTCTTTCGTAAAATAAAATTTTTAAGATTTCAGGGATTGGACTTTTCTCCAGCGTTAGCCTTGTGTTCTTTGTATGCACTTGCAACAATCTTTACAAGCCTTTCTCACGGGAATCAACTCACTGTGGGCTATTTTCTTGCAGTCATAACAGGTTTAATCTGGTCGCTCATTTCTTCAATCGCAAAATTTTTAATTGCACTTCTCGTAATCCGCCTGATAATCTATGCGGTTATGCGCTTGATTGCCCGAAATCGTCCATATAACTCTTACAATCCTTTGTGGGATCAAATTGACAGATTGATTTCTCCTATCGTATATAAAATTTCAGGGATTTTTTCTAAGCGAATACTGTCTTTTACAACAGCACTTATAATTTCTATCGTTTTTTCAATTTTATGCGTAACTTTAGCAGATTTTCTGATAAAAATTGTCTGCAACTTATTTATTCATCTTCCGTTTTAA
- the dnaE gene encoding DNA polymerase III subunit alpha encodes MADYKIFEPAPEGTPVSGFVHLHVHSDYSLLDSCAKLDDLVAKAKKLNMPALALTDHGNMFGALNFEKLCHANGINPIVGEEFYVAFGSHLEKNDVPYSHKGEDGERQAHYFHLILLCENETGYKNMSWLSSIAYQEGLYYGKPRIDFELLEKYHEGIICCSACIAGELPQLLLANRDEEAKEVALKYKALFGKDHYYFELQDHGLEDQKYVNKKLIKLARELDIPLVVTNDIHYVEKEDWEAQDCLRCIGFKKNMTEPHQTMGAERHEWYFKTEEEMRLLFPDCPDAYENTVKIANMCNLKIHQYKTEELKACLPRFELPKEFRIHGDDYAKNQDDYMRHLVEQGLRKRYPEITPIIRQRAEYELGIIFKMGFSGYFLIVWEFINWSKSTYDNVNNRPKPYIPIGPGRGSGAGSLVAYSLGITDIDPFRFKLIFERFLNPERVSMPDFDVDMDFDYRQDIIQHTRDLYGDPQVGHIVTFGTLKPKNCIADVGRTLGISLNDVNMLKSKVSENLKAKLKNCFEPANEKFPDGGQLAPYRHDPKYEKLFDLALKLEGCKRNTGLHASGMVIGLTELPNWAPVFKDSKTGEVGVQYTMDIIEPCGLVKFDYLGLKTLSLIRYAEDIINKHKKDGEELFDCSKVSETDKTTFDLFKRGDSVAVFQFESPGMQKILRQFQPEKLEDLVALNALYRPGPMQFIPDYINGKWKPETIHYPDECLEGILKETYGVMVYQEQIMQASQKIAGFSLGAADMLRRAMGKKKAEVMMGKKAEFEEGAIKQGFTKEHADEIFDKMVPFAGYGFNKSHAAAYSVLAYRTGWLKANCPAEFMAANLTNEITSTDGLPIYIEESRRMGIPVDPPDVNRSDANFDVVDGHIVFGFRGIKGMGTGAAEAIVKERQKNGPFKNFMDFLERIICQKEDVLEDETGGKKGEKIAVNKKSVEVLIKCGGFDNLDKNRPTLIENLDRAWAYTEKKHSGGEEGQISLFEDTGVQEFADYKYEEVADCSKMEKLNMEKELIGCYVSGHPLDDYKKAYEKATLNSQNMAREVKQAKALKNSVQEGGSNSWQNRNSGKDYIALGMLTSLRPIVTKKQTTMAFAKLQDYAGTIDLTFFPKTWEQLSAKIEEEKIYAFKGKIDTSREEPSFIVDSLEDPQILQNRATQEVHIQLDDEFCEERQIFSLKEFLFGNTGNCSVYFHVNAGENSYTIKANTQLSAPGTKEFIESVKNQPFVKDAWAV; translated from the coding sequence ATGGCAGATTACAAGATTTTTGAGCCTGCACCGGAAGGAACTCCAGTTTCGGGCTTTGTTCATCTCCACGTTCACTCGGATTATTCGCTTTTAGACAGCTGCGCTAAATTGGACGACTTGGTTGCAAAGGCAAAAAAACTGAATATGCCAGCGCTCGCTCTAACCGACCACGGAAATATGTTTGGAGCTTTAAATTTTGAAAAACTCTGCCACGCAAACGGAATAAATCCTATAGTCGGCGAAGAATTTTACGTTGCATTCGGCAGCCACTTAGAAAAAAATGATGTTCCGTATTCGCACAAAGGAGAAGACGGCGAAAGGCAAGCGCATTATTTTCACCTGATACTTTTATGTGAAAATGAAACTGGTTACAAAAACATGAGCTGGCTTTCTTCCATCGCTTACCAGGAAGGTCTTTATTACGGAAAGCCGAGAATCGATTTTGAACTTTTAGAAAAATATCACGAAGGAATAATCTGCTGCTCTGCCTGTATCGCTGGTGAACTTCCTCAACTGCTTCTGGCAAATCGCGATGAAGAAGCAAAAGAGGTTGCCTTAAAATACAAAGCTCTCTTTGGAAAAGACCATTATTATTTTGAATTGCAAGACCACGGACTTGAAGACCAAAAATATGTAAACAAAAAATTGATAAAACTCGCCCGAGAGCTCGATATTCCGCTGGTTGTTACAAACGACATTCACTATGTAGAAAAAGAAGATTGGGAAGCTCAGGATTGCCTGCGCTGTATAGGTTTTAAAAAGAACATGACAGAGCCGCATCAAACGATGGGCGCTGAAAGGCACGAATGGTATTTTAAAACAGAAGAAGAAATGCGACTCCTTTTTCCTGATTGCCCAGACGCTTACGAAAACACTGTAAAGATTGCAAATATGTGCAACCTCAAAATTCATCAATACAAGACAGAAGAATTAAAAGCCTGTCTCCCGCGGTTTGAACTTCCAAAAGAATTTAGAATTCATGGAGACGATTACGCAAAAAATCAAGATGACTACATGCGCCATCTGGTTGAACAAGGCCTTAGAAAAAGATACCCAGAAATAACTCCTATAATACGGCAACGTGCGGAATACGAACTGGGAATCATATTTAAGATGGGTTTTTCAGGCTACTTTTTAATAGTTTGGGAATTTATAAACTGGTCAAAGTCCACTTACGACAATGTAAACAATCGGCCAAAACCTTACATTCCAATAGGCCCAGGTCGAGGTTCGGGGGCAGGTTCTCTCGTAGCGTATTCGCTTGGAATAACAGACATTGATCCTTTTAGGTTTAAACTGATTTTTGAACGCTTTTTAAATCCAGAGCGTGTTTCCATGCCGGACTTTGACGTTGATATGGACTTCGATTATCGTCAGGACATAATTCAGCATACGAGAGATTTGTATGGCGACCCGCAGGTTGGCCACATTGTAACCTTTGGAACTTTAAAACCAAAAAACTGCATTGCCGATGTAGGAAGAACACTCGGAATCTCGCTCAACGATGTTAATATGCTAAAATCTAAAGTTTCTGAAAACCTAAAAGCAAAATTAAAAAACTGTTTTGAACCTGCCAACGAAAAATTCCCGGACGGAGGGCAACTCGCTCCTTACCGACACGATCCTAAATACGAAAAACTCTTTGACCTCGCCTTAAAATTGGAAGGCTGCAAACGCAACACAGGTCTCCACGCTTCTGGAATGGTAATTGGTCTTACAGAACTTCCAAACTGGGCACCGGTTTTTAAAGATTCAAAAACTGGAGAAGTTGGCGTTCAATATACGATGGACATAATAGAACCGTGTGGGCTTGTAAAATTTGACTATTTGGGATTAAAAACCCTTTCGCTAATCCGCTACGCAGAAGACATAATCAACAAACATAAAAAAGATGGCGAAGAACTTTTTGACTGTTCAAAAGTCAGCGAAACCGATAAAACAACTTTCGATCTTTTTAAAAGAGGCGATTCGGTAGCGGTCTTCCAGTTTGAATCTCCAGGAATGCAAAAAATCTTGCGTCAGTTCCAACCAGAAAAACTAGAAGACCTTGTAGCGTTAAACGCTTTATATCGCCCAGGTCCTATGCAATTCATTCCAGACTATATAAACGGCAAATGGAAGCCAGAAACGATTCATTATCCGGATGAATGTCTGGAAGGCATCCTAAAAGAAACCTACGGCGTAATGGTTTACCAAGAACAAATCATGCAGGCTTCGCAAAAAATAGCAGGCTTTTCTTTGGGTGCTGCGGACATGCTTAGACGTGCCATGGGAAAGAAAAAAGCAGAAGTTATGATGGGAAAAAAGGCTGAATTTGAAGAAGGCGCTATAAAACAAGGCTTTACAAAAGAGCATGCAGATGAAATTTTTGATAAAATGGTTCCATTTGCAGGCTATGGTTTTAATAAATCTCACGCTGCTGCATATTCTGTATTGGCATATCGCACTGGCTGGTTAAAAGCAAATTGCCCCGCAGAATTTATGGCAGCAAACCTTACAAACGAAATAACTTCTACAGATGGACTTCCTATATACATTGAGGAATCAAGGCGAATGGGAATTCCTGTTGACCCGCCAGATGTAAACCGTTCAGACGCAAATTTTGATGTAGTTGATGGACACATCGTCTTTGGTTTTAGAGGAATAAAGGGAATGGGAACAGGAGCGGCAGAAGCAATCGTAAAGGAAAGACAAAAAAATGGACCGTTTAAAAATTTTATGGATTTCTTAGAGAGGATAATCTGCCAAAAAGAAGACGTACTCGAAGATGAAACCGGCGGAAAAAAAGGTGAAAAAATCGCCGTAAATAAAAAATCCGTAGAAGTATTGATAAAATGCGGAGGGTTTGACAACCTTGACAAAAACCGGCCAACCCTAATCGAAAACCTAGATCGAGCGTGGGCATATACAGAAAAAAAACATTCTGGCGGAGAAGAAGGACAGATAAGTCTTTTTGAAGACACTGGAGTGCAAGAATTTGCGGACTATAAATACGAAGAAGTTGCAGACTGCTCAAAGATGGAAAAACTCAATATGGAAAAAGAACTCATAGGCTGTTATGTTTCGGGACATCCTTTAGACGACTACAAAAAAGCCTATGAAAAAGCAACTCTCAATTCACAAAATATGGCAAGAGAAGTAAAACAGGCAAAGGCATTAAAAAATTCTGTTCAAGAAGGTGGAAGCAATTCTTGGCAAAACAGGAATTCTGGAAAAGACTACATAGCCTTGGGAATGCTTACTTCACTCAGACCTATTGTAACAAAAAAACAAACTACGATGGCTTTTGCGAAATTGCAGGATTATGCAGGAACTATAGATTTAACATTCTTTCCAAAAACTTGGGAGCAGCTTTCAGCGAAAATCGAAGAAGAAAAAATCTACGCATTTAAAGGAAAAATTGACACCTCACGAGAAGAGCCTTCGTTTATTGTGGATTCATTGGAAGACCCTCAAATTCTGCAAAACAGGGCAACTCAGGAAGTTCATATTCAACTCGACGATGAATTTTGCGAAGAAAGACAAATTTTTTCTTTAAAAGAATTTTTATTTGGCAATACAGGTAATTGTTCAGTATATTTTCATGTAAACGCAGGAGAAAATTCTTATACGATAAAAGCAAATACTCAACTTTCTGCTCCAGGAACAAAAGAATTTATAGAGAGCGTGAAAAATCAGCCTTTTGTAAAAGATGCATGGGCTGTATAA
- the pth gene encoding aminoacyl-tRNA hydrolase: MIKLVAFLGNYGLEYEKTRHNVAWQFARELPFYDRLNWQTKFKGEYAAVETEKLAEYFAQTGMYAKKDGTAPLVPQNAPEKIYFLKPFTYMNLSGESVLELAHFFKIDAKEILVVHDELELPLGTVSLKWSGGLGGHNGLRSMKACFGTADFWRLRFGLTKPLNRDIADYVLSPFSNDEQEVLSQTFSATNELFAKFLLSTEENQQRLLQVWNKKKIV, encoded by the coding sequence ATGATAAAACTTGTTGCTTTTTTAGGAAATTACGGACTTGAATACGAAAAAACTCGTCATAATGTTGCGTGGCAGTTTGCAAGAGAGCTTCCTTTTTACGATAGATTAAACTGGCAGACCAAATTTAAAGGCGAATATGCCGCTGTTGAAACAGAAAAACTTGCAGAATATTTTGCTCAGACTGGAATGTATGCAAAAAAAGACGGCACTGCACCGCTAGTTCCGCAGAACGCACCCGAAAAAATTTATTTTTTAAAACCTTTCACTTACATGAACTTGAGTGGCGAAAGCGTTCTGGAACTTGCACATTTTTTTAAGATAGATGCAAAAGAAATTCTCGTTGTTCACGATGAACTTGAACTTCCGTTGGGAACCGTAAGTTTAAAGTGGAGCGGAGGGCTTGGAGGTCACAATGGACTTCGTTCGATGAAAGCCTGTTTTGGCACCGCGGATTTTTGGCGTCTGCGCTTTGGACTTACAAAACCTCTCAACAGGGACATTGCAGATTACGTTCTTTCGCCTTTTTCAAACGATGAACAGGAAGTTTTATCGCAAACTTTTAGTGCCACAAATGAACTTTTTGCAAAATTTCTGCTTTCTACGGAAGAAAATCAGCAGAGGCTTTTGCAAGTCTGGAACAAGAAAAAAATAGTTTAG